The window GCCGAGCACGGTGTATCCCGCGGCCTCGATGCCCTTCGCGAGCCCGAGCGGCGTCTGGCCGCCGAGCTGGCAGACCACGCCGAGGATGGTGCCGCTCGCGGCCTCCGCGTCGAGCACCTCCAGGACGTCCTCCAGGGTCAGCGGCTCGAAGTAGAGCCGGTCGGACGTGTCGTAGTCGGTGGACACGGTCTCGGGGTTGCAGTTGACCATGACGGTCTCGAACCCGGCGTCCGACAGCGCGAACGAGGCGTGCACGCACGAGTAGTCGAACTCGACGCCCTGCCCGATGCGGTTCGGGCCCGAGCCGATGATCACGACCTTGGTGCGGTCGGAGGGCTCCACCTCGGTCTCCGCGTCGTAGCTGGAGTAGTGGTACGGCGTGAGCGCGGGGAACTCCCCGGCGCACGTGTCGACCGTCTTGTACACCGGCCGGATACCGAGGCCGTGGCGCACGCCGCGGATCTCCGCCTCGGTCTCGCCGCGCAGCTGGGCGAGCTGCGCGTCGGAGAAGCCGTGCTCCTTCGCGTAGCGCAGGGTCGCCGCGTCGAGCTCGGGGGCCGTGCGCACCATCTCGGCGACCTCGTTGATGAGCACGATCTGGTCGAGGAACCACGGGTCCATCGCCGTCGCCTCGAACGCCTGCTCGATGGTCGCGCCCTTGCGCAGCGCCTGCTGCAGCGTCACGATGCGGCCGTCGGTCGGGGTCTTGGCGACCTCCAGCAGCTCTTCGACGCTGCGCGGCTCGTCGCCCCAGTGGAAGCTGGAGCCGCGCTTCTCAAGCGAACGCAGCGCCTTCTGCAGCGCGGTCGCGTAGTTGCGGCCGATCGCCATCGCCTCGCCCACCGACTTCATGGTGGTGGTGAGGGTGGCGTCGGCGGCCGGGAACTTCTCGAACGCGAAGCGCGGCACCTTGACGACGACGTAGTCGAGCGTGGGCTCGAAGCTGGCCGGGGTGACGCCGGTGATGTCGTTCGGGATCTCGTCGAGGCGGTAGCCGAGGGCGAGCTTGGCGGCCAGCTTGGCGATCGGGAAGCCGGTGGCCTTCGACGCCAGGGCGCTGGACCGCGACACGCGCGGGTTCATCTCGATGACGATGATGCGCCCGTTCTCCGGGTTCACCGCGAACTGGATGTTGCACCCGCCGGTGTCGACGCCGACCGCGCGGATGATGTCGATGCCGATGTCGCGCAGCTTCTGGTATTCGCGGTCGGTGAGGGTCAGCGCCGGGGCGACCGTGATGGAGTCGCCCGTGTGCACACCGACCGGGTCGACGTTCTCGATCGAGCACACGACCACCGTGTTGTCGGCGGTGTCGCGCATGAGCTCGAGCTCGTACTCCTTCCACCCGAGGATCGACTCCTCCAGGAGCACCTCGGTGGTGGGCGAGTCGCGCAGACCCGCACCGCCGATGCGCCGCAGGTCCTCTTCGTCGTACGCGAAGCCGGAGCCCAGGCCGCCCATCGTGAACGACGGCCGCACGACGAGCGGATAGCCGAGCTCTTCGGCGCCGGCGAGCAGGTCGTCCATGGTGTGCGCGATCACGCTGCGAGCGACGTCGGCGCCGGCCTCCAGCACGAGCTCCTTGAAGATCTGGCGGTCTTCGCCCTTGCGGATGGCGTCGACCTTGGCGCCGATCAGCTCGACGCCGTACTTCTCGAGGATCCCCTGCTCGTGCAGCGCCATGGCCGCGTTGAGGGCGGTCTGGCCGCCGAGGGTCGGCAGGATCGCGTCGGGCTTCTCCTTGGCGATGATCGTCTCGATCACGGCCGGGGTGATCGGCTCGATGTAGGTCGCGTCGGCGAAGTCGGGGTCGGTCATGATGGTGGCCGGGTTGGAGTTGACCAGGATGACCCTGACCCCCTCTTCGCGCAGCACGCGGCACGCCTGGGTGCCGGAGTAGTCGAACTCGCAGGCCTGGCCGATGACGATCGGGCCGGAGCCGATGACAAGGACGGAGGAGATGTCGTCGCGCTTGGGCATTACTGGGCGTCCTTCTTGTTCGCGATGACCATGTCGCGGAAGCGGTCGAAGAGGTAGTTGGCGTCGTGCGGACCGGCCGCGGCCTCGGGGTGGTACTGCACCGAGAACGCGGGGATGTCGAGGGCGCGCAGGCCCTCCACGACGTTGTCGTTGAGGCCGACGTGGCTGACCTCGACCTTGCCGTAGCCGCGCGGGCTGTCGAAGGAGCCCTCCAGGGGCGCCTCGACCGCGAAGCCGTGGTTGTGGGCCGTGATCTCGACCTTGCCCGTCTGCTTGTCGAGCACGGGCTGGTTGATGCCGCGGTGGCCGAACGGCAGCTTGTAGGTGCCGAGTCCGAGGGCACGGCCGAGCAGCTGGTTGCCGAAGCAGATCCCGAAGAAGGGCAGTCCGTCGTCCAGCACGGCGCGCAGCAGCTCCACGTGGTCGCCCGAGGCGGCCGGGTCGCCCGGGCCGTTGGAGTAGAACACCGCCACCGGCTCGATCGCCCGGATGTCGTCGATGCTCACGTCCTGCGGGAGCACGTGCACGTCGAACCCGCGGGCGGCGAGGTTGTCGATCGTCGCCTGCTTCACGCCGAGGTCGAGCACGGCGAGGTTGCCGATGCGCTCCCCCACCGCCGGGGTCACGGTCGCGCTCTCGACCGAGACCTGCGCCGACAGGTTGAGTCCGGTCATCTCGGGGGCCTCCCGCACGATGCGCAGCTGCTCTTCCGCGTCGAGAGCGGCGTCGTCGCCCGAGAAGATGCCGCCGCGCATGGATCCGGCGGACCGGATGTGGCGCGTGACCGCGCGGGTGTCGATGCCGCTGATGCCGACGATGCCGTCCTCCACGAGGACGTCGTCGAGGGAGGCGTTGGCCCGCCAGTTCGAGACCACGCGCGAGGGGTCGCGGACGATGTAGCCGGCGACCCAGATGCGGCGCGACTCGGTGTCCTCGTCGTTCATGCCGGTGTTGCCGATGTGCGGCGCCGTCTGCAGCACGATCTGACCCGCGTACGAGGGGTCGGTGATGGTCTCTTGATATCCCGACATGCCGGTGGCGAACACGACCTCGCCGAGGGTGCGGCCGCGGGCGCCGTACGCGCGACCGGCGTGACGGGTGCCGTCCTCGAGGACGAGCACGGCGGGATCGGGCAGGCGGGACGGGGAGTCCGCCGGGGAGGATGTCTGGTTGATCATGACGTTGCTCCTGTGTCGGGGGCAGCGGGGACGAGCCGCTGCAGGTCGGAGATGAGGTTCTGGGGATCGCCGCCGGTGAGCCGGAGGTAGCTGTCCACGATCGTCGTGTCGGCGACGCGCCACGCGATGCGGACGAGGCCGCCCGGTTCGACCACGCGGTCGATCGTGACGGTGGCCCGGTCGACCGCGACGAGCTGGTCGCGCGCGAGGAAGACCGTGGGGGCGCCGTCGAGGGCCAGCGCGACACCGCGGTCGGTCACCGCCAGCTCCCCACGGGCCCGGAAGGCGAGCGGCGTGATGGCCACGCGTTCGAGGGGCTGCTCGTGCGTCGTCGTCGACACGTACAGCACCTCGTCGCGGCGCATCACCTCCGCGTGCTCCGGCACACCGAGGGGCGCGGTGAACGCGGCATCGCGCCGCACTCGTCGTCGCCAGGCGAACAGCATCGCGAGCAGCACCAGCAGCGCGAGGGCGATCAGGATCGCGACCGCGAGATCCCGTGCGCTCATGCGCCGAGCTCCTCGACGACAGCTCCGCCGTCGACGGTCAGCACGCCGCCGTGCAGGGTGTACTGCACGCGGCCCGGCAGTTCGCGGCCGAGGTACGGCGAGTTCGTGCTGCGTCCGCGCAGGTCCGCCTCGGTGAACACGCCGTCGACCGCCGCGTCGTACAGCGCGAGCTGCGCCGGCTGCCCGACCTCGAGCGGGGTGCCGTGCCCGGCCAGACCGCCGATGCGCGCGGGTGCCGCGCTCATCACGCGGGCCACGTCCGACCAGTCGAGCAGGCCCGTCTGCACCATGGCCTGGTGCACGACGCGCAGTGCGCTCTCGAGCCCCACCATGCCGTTCGCGGCCGCCGGCCATTCGCACGCCTTGTGCTCGCTCGGGTGCGGGGCGTGATCGGTCGCGACGATGTCGATCGTGCCGTCGGCGAGCCCTTCGCGCACCGCGAGGACATCCTCCTCGCGGCGCAGCGGCGGGTTGACCTTGAACCGCGCGTCATAGCCGCGGACGAGTTCGTCGGTGAGCAGCAGGTGGTGCGGAGTGACCTCCGCCGTCACGTTCACGCCGCGCTTCTTGGCCCAGCGGATGATGTCGACCGAGCCGGCCGTCGACAGGTGGCACACATGCAGGCGCGAGCCGACGTGCTCGGCGAGAAGCACGTCACGCGCGATGATCGACTCCTCGGCGACCGCGGGCCAGCCCGTGAGGCCGAGCTCCGCCGAGACGGTGCCCTCGTTCATCTGGGCACCCTCGGTCAGGCGGGGGTCCTGGGCATGCTGGGCGATCACACCGCCGAACGACTTCACGTACTCCAACGCGCGGCGCATGATCAGCGGGTCCCACACGCAGAAGCCGTCATCGCTGAACACCCGCACCTGCGCACGCGAGGTCGCCATGGCGCCGAGCTCGGCGAGGCGCTCGCCCTTCTGGCCCACCGTGACCGCGCCGATCGGCTGCACCGTGGCGTAGCCCGCGGCCTCGCCGAGGGCCAGCTCCTGCTCGACGACGCCGGCCGTGTCGGCCACGGGCGACGTGTTCGGCATCGCGAACACGGCCGTGAAGCCACCGGCCGCCGCCGCGCGCGTGCCGCTGAGGATCGTCTCCGACGCCTCGTACCCGGGCTCGCGCAGATGCGTGTGCAGGTCGACCAGACCCGGCAGGGCGATGAGGCCGGCGGCATCGATCACTCGCGCGCCGGCACGGCTGAGCCCGGAGCCGATCTCGGCGATCCGGCCGTCCTCGATGATCAGGTCGGCGCTCTCCGCGCCGAGCAGCCGTGCACCGGTGATGACGAGGGTCTCGCTCACAGGTCTCCCCCTCGTTCGTCGTCTCGTTCGCCCGCCAGCAGCAGGTACAGCACAGCCATCCGCACGGAGACCCCGTTCGAGACCTGTTCCAGCACCGTCGAGCGGGGGGAATCGGCTGCTTCGGAGGAGATCTCCAGCCCCCGGTTCATGGGTCCGGGGTGCATCACAATGCTACCGGCCGGAAGAGCGGCCACACGCCGTGCGTCCAGACCCCACCGGCGCGAATACTCCCGCTCAGTCGGGAAATACGCGGCGTTCATGCGCTCCAGCTGGATCCGCAGCATCATGACCGCGTCCGGCCCGGCCGCCAGCGCCTCGTCGAGGTCGTAGACGACCCGGACCGGCCAGAGCGACACGTTCTGCGGCACCAGCGTCGGCGGCGAGACCAGCGTGACCTCGGCGCCCAGGGTCGTCAGCAGCCACACGTTCGAGCGCGCGACCCGCGAGTGCAGCACGTCGCCGACGATCGTGACGCGGAGACCGGTCAGGTCGCGTCCACGACTGTCCGCGCCGTAGCGGCGCTTGCGGATCGTGAACGCGTCGAGCAGCGCCTGCGTCGGGTGCTCGTGCGTGCCATCACCCGCGTTGACGACGCCCGCAGAGATCCACCCGCTCGTCGCGAGGGTCTGCGGGGCGCCCGAGCCGGGGTGACGGACGACGACCGCATCGGCGCCGATCGCCTCGAGGGTCTGCGCCGTGTCCTTGAGGCTCTCGCCCTTGGAGACGCTGGAGCCCTTCGCGGCGAAGTTGATCACGTCGGCGGAGAGCCGCTTGGCCGCGGCCTCGAACGAGATCCGGGTGCGGGTCGAGTCCTCGAAGAAGAGGTTGACGACCGTCTTGCCACGCAGCGTCGGAAGCTTCTTGACCTCGCGCGACTGCGTGTCCGACATGTCCTCCGCGACATCGAGGATGCGCAGCGCCGTGGCGCGGTCGAGGGTGCGGGTGTCCAGGAGGTGCCTCATTCGCCGATGGTCACCTCCTCGGCGCCGTCCGTCTCGAACAGACGGACGTTCACGCGCTCGGTGCGGGCGGACGGGATGTTCTTGCCGACGAAGTCGGGGCGGATCGGGAGCTCGCGGTGACCGCGGTCGACGAGGATCGCCAGCCGCACGGCGCTCGGGCGGCCGATCGACTGGATGGCGTCCAGCGCGGCACGGATGCTGCGCCCGGAGAAGAGGACGTCGTCGACCAGCACCACGGTCTTCCCATCGATGCCGCCGGGCGGGATCTCGGTCGGCTGCGGGGACCGCGTCGGGTGCTTGGCCAGATCGTCACGGAAGAGCGTGACGTCGAGCGAGCCGACGGGGACCGAGACCTGCGCGATCTCACTGATCAGGGTGCCGAGGCGATGCCCCAGGGTGACGCCGCGGGTCGGGATCCCGAGGAGGACGAGGCC of the Microbacterium sufflavum genome contains:
- a CDS encoding PH-like domain-containing protein — protein: MSARDLAVAILIALALLVLLAMLFAWRRRVRRDAAFTAPLGVPEHAEVMRRDEVLYVSTTTHEQPLERVAITPLAFRARGELAVTDRGVALALDGAPTVFLARDQLVAVDRATVTIDRVVEPGGLVRIAWRVADTTIVDSYLRLTGGDPQNLISDLQRLVPAAPDTGATS
- a CDS encoding aspartate carbamoyltransferase catalytic subunit, which translates into the protein MRHLLDTRTLDRATALRILDVAEDMSDTQSREVKKLPTLRGKTVVNLFFEDSTRTRISFEAAAKRLSADVINFAAKGSSVSKGESLKDTAQTLEAIGADAVVVRHPGSGAPQTLATSGWISAGVVNAGDGTHEHPTQALLDAFTIRKRRYGADSRGRDLTGLRVTIVGDVLHSRVARSNVWLLTTLGAEVTLVSPPTLVPQNVSLWPVRVVYDLDEALAAGPDAVMMLRIQLERMNAAYFPTEREYSRRWGLDARRVAALPAGSIVMHPGPMNRGLEISSEAADSPRSTVLEQVSNGVSVRMAVLYLLLAGERDDERGGDL
- the carA gene encoding glutamine-hydrolyzing carbamoyl-phosphate synthase small subunit → MINQTSSPADSPSRLPDPAVLVLEDGTRHAGRAYGARGRTLGEVVFATGMSGYQETITDPSYAGQIVLQTAPHIGNTGMNDEDTESRRIWVAGYIVRDPSRVVSNWRANASLDDVLVEDGIVGISGIDTRAVTRHIRSAGSMRGGIFSGDDAALDAEEQLRIVREAPEMTGLNLSAQVSVESATVTPAVGERIGNLAVLDLGVKQATIDNLAARGFDVHVLPQDVSIDDIRAIEPVAVFYSNGPGDPAASGDHVELLRAVLDDGLPFFGICFGNQLLGRALGLGTYKLPFGHRGINQPVLDKQTGKVEITAHNHGFAVEAPLEGSFDSPRGYGKVEVSHVGLNDNVVEGLRALDIPAFSVQYHPEAAAGPHDANYLFDRFRDMVIANKKDAQ
- the carB gene encoding carbamoyl-phosphate synthase large subunit, whose product is MPKRDDISSVLVIGSGPIVIGQACEFDYSGTQACRVLREEGVRVILVNSNPATIMTDPDFADATYIEPITPAVIETIIAKEKPDAILPTLGGQTALNAAMALHEQGILEKYGVELIGAKVDAIRKGEDRQIFKELVLEAGADVARSVIAHTMDDLLAGAEELGYPLVVRPSFTMGGLGSGFAYDEEDLRRIGGAGLRDSPTTEVLLEESILGWKEYELELMRDTADNTVVVCSIENVDPVGVHTGDSITVAPALTLTDREYQKLRDIGIDIIRAVGVDTGGCNIQFAVNPENGRIIVIEMNPRVSRSSALASKATGFPIAKLAAKLALGYRLDEIPNDITGVTPASFEPTLDYVVVKVPRFAFEKFPAADATLTTTMKSVGEAMAIGRNYATALQKALRSLEKRGSSFHWGDEPRSVEELLEVAKTPTDGRIVTLQQALRKGATIEQAFEATAMDPWFLDQIVLINEVAEMVRTAPELDAATLRYAKEHGFSDAQLAQLRGETEAEIRGVRHGLGIRPVYKTVDTCAGEFPALTPYHYSSYDAETEVEPSDRTKVVIIGSGPNRIGQGVEFDYSCVHASFALSDAGFETVMVNCNPETVSTDYDTSDRLYFEPLTLEDVLEVLDAEAASGTILGVVCQLGGQTPLGLAKGIEAAGYTVLGTSPEAIDLAEERELFSRLLDEAGLLAPRNGTAIDVEGAVRIAEEIGYPVLVRPSFVLGGRGMEIVYGTDALRDYFVRTAGEVVIEEGKPLLVDRFLDDAIELDVDALYDGTDLFIGGVMEHLEEAGIHSGDSSCTLPPVSLGRSDVDRVREATLKIAEGVGVRGLLNVQFAISAGVLYVIEANPRASRTVPFVSKALGIPMAKAASRIMAGSTIAELRAEGMLPEQDGSRVPLDAPVSVKEAVLPFKRFRTADGKTVDSVLGPEMRSTGEVMGIDRDFPTAFAKSQAAAYGGMPTSGTVFISVADSDKRAVILPAHRLQQLGFTIVATEGTAEILSRNGIAVTVVEKYSETQESGARNIVDLINDGEIDIVVNTPSGGAARADGYEIRAAAVAADKALFTTIAVLGAAVSGMDAADEGFQVKSLQEYALDRAAAV
- the pyrR gene encoding bifunctional pyr operon transcriptional regulator/uracil phosphoribosyltransferase PyrR, giving the protein MSVRTVLHQADISRALTRIAHEILESNRGADGLVLLGIPTRGVTLGHRLGTLISEIAQVSVPVGSLDVTLFRDDLAKHPTRSPQPTEIPPGGIDGKTVVLVDDVLFSGRSIRAALDAIQSIGRPSAVRLAILVDRGHRELPIRPDFVGKNIPSARTERVNVRLFETDGAEEVTIGE
- a CDS encoding dihydroorotase; its protein translation is MSETLVITGARLLGAESADLIIEDGRIAEIGSGLSRAGARVIDAAGLIALPGLVDLHTHLREPGYEASETILSGTRAAAAGGFTAVFAMPNTSPVADTAGVVEQELALGEAAGYATVQPIGAVTVGQKGERLAELGAMATSRAQVRVFSDDGFCVWDPLIMRRALEYVKSFGGVIAQHAQDPRLTEGAQMNEGTVSAELGLTGWPAVAEESIIARDVLLAEHVGSRLHVCHLSTAGSVDIIRWAKKRGVNVTAEVTPHHLLLTDELVRGYDARFKVNPPLRREEDVLAVREGLADGTIDIVATDHAPHPSEHKACEWPAAANGMVGLESALRVVHQAMVQTGLLDWSDVARVMSAAPARIGGLAGHGTPLEVGQPAQLALYDAAVDGVFTEADLRGRSTNSPYLGRELPGRVQYTLHGGVLTVDGGAVVEELGA